One window from the genome of Jeotgalibaca sp. MA1X17-3 encodes:
- a CDS encoding chromate transporter, which produces MIYLKLFYSFFKIGLFTIGGGYASLPLIENEVVSSQGWITLQEYTDIVTISQITPGPIAINAATFVGTKVAGLLGSIAATLGTITPSVIIAIILAKIYYKYRSVDTMQGILAGLRPAVVALIGSAGASLLVPAIFQTGGISLLGVNINMVALIILVSATVALRKWKVDSILIIFICGVIGVLLSFVGLL; this is translated from the coding sequence TTGAAACTGTTTTATTCATTTTTCAAAATTGGCCTTTTTACAATCGGTGGTGGGTATGCATCTTTACCTTTAATCGAGAATGAAGTTGTAAGTAGCCAAGGATGGATCACTCTTCAAGAGTACACGGATATTGTTACTATTTCTCAAATTACTCCTGGACCTATCGCGATTAATGCAGCTACTTTTGTAGGTACGAAAGTAGCTGGGTTATTAGGTTCAATAGCAGCTACACTAGGAACGATTACTCCTTCCGTTATCATTGCAATCATCTTAGCAAAAATTTATTATAAGTATCGAAGTGTAGATACGATGCAAGGAATACTAGCAGGATTACGTCCCGCTGTTGTCGCACTGATTGGATCAGCCGGTGCTTCTTTATTAGTGCCAGCAATCTTTCAAACGGGAGGAATTTCTCTTCTTGGAGTAAATATTAATATGGTCGCATTGATTATACTAGTTTCTGCTACTGTAGCTTTACGAAAATGGAAAGTAGATTCTATTTTGATTATTTTCATTTGCGGAGTTATAGGGGTTTTGCTGTCATTTGTAGGATTATTATAG
- the gorA gene encoding glutathione-disulfide reductase, with translation MREFDFISIGGGSGGIATMNRAAEHGAKTAVIEKDLLGGTCVNIGCVPKKIMWYAAEVSDAIHKYGPDYGFTSNDTTFDFQTLLKNRDAYIERSRNSYDAGFERRNVEVIYGHATFIDSNTIEVGGEKIRAKHILIATGAYPLVPSIPGCEFGETSDDFFEWKELPKKVGIVGAGYIAVELAGVLNTLGVDAHIFVRHDRPLRSYDPYIVDGLVEEMKKDGPTLHTHFNPKEARKNEDGTFTLVSDDGREESFDKIIWAIGRGPNTNGLNLNATDVKLDKNGFIIVDEYQNTDAKGIYALGDVVGNQMLTPVAIAAGRRLSERLFNNKPNEKLDYTNIPTVIFSHPPIGTIGLSEGQAIGQFGAEKVTTYQSSFSSMYSAVTSHRQAVRMKLVCVGEEEKIVGLHGIGFGVDEMIQGFAVAVKMGATKANFDDTVAIHPTGAEEFVTMR, from the coding sequence GTGAGAGAATTTGATTTTATTTCAATTGGTGGAGGAAGCGGAGGAATTGCTACAATGAACCGTGCTGCGGAACATGGAGCGAAAACTGCTGTAATCGAAAAAGACTTACTGGGGGGAACTTGTGTAAATATTGGTTGTGTCCCAAAGAAAATTATGTGGTATGCAGCAGAGGTATCTGATGCAATTCATAAATATGGCCCCGACTATGGATTTACTAGCAATGATACTACGTTTGATTTCCAGACTCTTTTAAAAAATAGAGATGCATATATCGAACGGTCTAGAAACTCTTATGATGCAGGATTTGAGCGTCGAAATGTAGAAGTAATCTATGGACATGCTACATTTATTGATTCAAACACGATTGAAGTCGGCGGAGAAAAAATTCGGGCGAAACATATTTTAATAGCTACAGGAGCCTATCCGTTAGTGCCATCTATTCCAGGTTGTGAATTTGGTGAAACCTCAGATGACTTCTTTGAATGGAAAGAGTTACCTAAAAAAGTTGGAATAGTTGGAGCAGGATATATTGCAGTTGAATTAGCTGGAGTATTAAATACATTAGGTGTGGATGCTCACATTTTTGTACGTCATGATCGTCCTTTACGAAGCTATGACCCTTATATAGTAGATGGATTAGTGGAAGAAATGAAAAAAGATGGACCAACGTTACACACGCACTTTAATCCTAAAGAAGCTAGAAAAAATGAAGATGGTACTTTTACTTTGGTTTCCGATGATGGAAGAGAAGAAAGCTTCGATAAAATTATTTGGGCGATCGGAAGAGGACCAAATACAAATGGCTTGAACTTGAATGCAACAGATGTAAAATTAGATAAAAATGGATTTATTATCGTTGATGAATATCAAAATACAGATGCAAAAGGTATTTATGCCTTGGGAGATGTAGTAGGAAATCAAATGCTAACTCCAGTGGCTATAGCAGCTGGAAGAAGACTTTCTGAACGATTATTTAATAATAAACCAAATGAAAAATTAGATTATACAAATATTCCTACGGTTATTTTCAGTCATCCACCAATTGGAACAATTGGTTTAAGTGAAGGCCAAGCAATTGGTCAATTTGGTGCAGAAAAAGTAACTACATACCAATCTTCATTTTCTTCGATGTACTCAGCCGTTACAAGCCATCGTCAAGCAGTACGAATGAAATTAGTTTGTGTAGGTGAAGAAGAAAAAATCGTTGGATTGCATGGAATTGGTTTTGGTGTAGATGAGATGATTCAAGGTTTTGCAGTAGCAGTCAAGATGGGTGCTACAAAAGCAAACTTTGATGATAC